The sequence below is a genomic window from Brevibacillus agri.
ACCTTGTCGCCGCGCTGGTACTTCCTGCAAAAAGACGGCACGGTCAGCGACTTGTCCGACACGGCCCTGATCCACTGGGCACATGCAAACGGCAAGCAGGTATGGCCGCTGTTCGGGAACCGCTTCGACTCCGCCGCCACGCATGCCGCGCTTGCGGATGCGGCAAAGCGGAAGGCCATCGTCCAGAAGCTGTCCGCCTACGTGGACAAGTACCAACTGGACGGGATCAACGTCGACTTTGAAGGCTTTTCCCCGGCCGACCGCAACAACTTCACCCTGTTCATCCAGGAGCTGTCGGCTGCCCTGCACGCCAAAGGCGCTGTCGTCTCCGTCGACATTCCACCCGATACCAAAACCGATTGGAGTGAACCTTACGACTTTGCCAAACTGGCGAAATCTGCGGACTATTTGGTAGTCATGGCCTACGAGGAACATTGGGTGGGTGGCCCGAAAGCAGGCTCAGTAGCCTCGCTGCCATGGTTGAAAAAAGTGATCGTCGACCTGTTGGACAAAGTTCCGGCCCAGAAGCTGATTGTCGGCCTGCCGCTCTATACCCGCGACTGGTATCAGGCAAAAGGCAGCCTGCAATCGACAGACCTGACGATTCCTGCCTCCTACCAGTTGCTCTCCCAGTACAGGGCAAGCACGGTCTGGGATGCGAGCATTGGACAATACCGCTCGACCTACCAAAAGCAAGGCGTAACCCATACGATCTGGCTGGAAGAAAGCCGCTCCATGGGACTCAAGGTCCAGGCGAGTCTGGAGTGGCAAATCCCGGGACTGGCGTATTGGTACGTCGGCTCCGAGTCAACCGACATGTGGACCGCGATCGCCAACGCGATCAAGCTCAAGCAGGTGCGGGCAAAGCTGTCCTGAACGCTTGCTGCTGGAACGGCCACAAAATCGAACGAAACGCCTCCGCTGTCCGAAGACGCTGCGGAGGCGTTTTTGCTATCTCGCTGTACTGGTAGCGTGGTGGGCAATGCCGAACGCCAAAGCAAAAGCCAAACTCCCTCCCTGGCACTGCGGAGGCATTCGGCTTTTGTGGCATGCGCTGCCTAGCGCAATTTTCGCTCCATGAAAATGGCGCCGTCGAGCGGATTGAAGATGTACGGCTCTATTTCATAAAATCCGAAAGCGCGGTACAGCGCCTGCGCGCTGGTCATCCTTGCCAACGTATCGAGCCGCATGTAGTCGTACGAAAGCTGCTCCGCTTTTTCGATAATCATCTGGATCAGCGTTTTCCCGATTTTCAAGCCGCGATACCGATCGCGGACGTACAGCCGCTTCATCTCGCAAATCCGCTCGTCGCTTTTGCGCACGGCAATGCAGCCCGCCGCCTCCCCGTCTACCAAGGCGAGGAGCAGGGCGCCATCTGGTGCTGCGTACTTGCCGGGCAGCGCCTTGCACTCTGCTTCAAAATCTTGAAAGCCGAGATCGAGTCCGAGCGATTCCGTATATTCGCGAAACAGTTGCTTCACTGCCTCGAGCTCTTCCTTGTTTGCTTCGGTCAAAAAACGATACTCCACCATGCTTTCTCCACCCTTTCCTCTCTGTAGCTCCGCTGTGCCTATTTTTTGATGTTGTGGACGATGTACGTCAGCAAATCGTCGCCTTGCCACAAGGAATCCAGCGATTCGTTGCCCAGCTTGGCGCTCACGACCTTGAGCACCATGTCGTGGCGGATGTATTCCTTCGCCAGCAAAATCAGCATCGGGTCGGTCGTCTGAATGGCCTGCGGCACTCGCCCGTCCAAAAAGCTGCCGATCAGCACCTCTTTGTCGTCCTGAATGACAATCGTCAGCCTTTGGCCCATCCTCTGCCGCTCAATCGAGGACGAGTCCTGGCGGTGATAGAAGGCGTGCCCGAACGAAGGCGTTTCCTGGTCGGCAAACAGCAGCGAAAACATTCTGACTCCTTGGGCAGCCGCTTCCTCGGAAGCCTCGCGCAATTCGTCCAGCTCCTCTTCCCACGCCGACAGCCACACCTCTTCTTTTGCCGAGCGCAGCAAGCTCTGCATGGCAGCCAAGATGTTCGCCCGCTCCTCCATATGCTGGATGACATGAACCTCGACCGGCTTTTCAATGACTTGCAGCTCTTGCTCCAAATAGTCAATCGTTTGTTCGTGCTGCTTTTTCAGGTTGGTCATCAGCTCTTTGATCGGCACGGGACGATAAGTCGGCGGCTCCGTCCGCAGCTCGACAATCGCCTGCTTGCTCACCAGCTTGGCAATGACCGCATACACCATCGAGCGCGGCACGGCACTTTTTTTGCTGATCTCGTACCCGTTTAAAAGCGGCTCCTTCAGCAGCGTCATGTACACCTTCGCTTCATTTTTGGAAAAACCGATTTCCTCAAACTTGTCCAGTAACGGTTCCATAGCTACTCCTTTTTAGTAGTAATAGATATTACAACTATAAAAGAACGCGCGCTGCAATGCAATATCGTTTTGCTGATCGGCAATCGAGATTCACGGAGGCCGCTTCTCAAACGGTCTGGAATCATGCCCGCCTGCGATCTGCTCTGTCACAGAACCGATCCTTTTTGCGTTTGCTTCGTATGTTTTCGTAACGAGATCGTCTCGCTTCGGAGGTGTTCCATGGGTTATTTCTCGCTTGCTTGACCATTGGCTTTCGTTCGAGCTGCTTTCGCCAGTGGCGACAGTCCTGCTACTGCTCTATTGGGGACGACTTCATGGCGGTTTCATTAGAAAAATTCGCTGCGCCAATGGCTTGGCGAGCCTTCGTTGCCCTTATACTGGAACAATCTTATCAATGCCTTATCTGTACAAAAAAACCGTCGCTTTGCACATTGCGCAAAGCGACGGTTTCGTCTCGTGTGTGATGCTATTCGTTTAGCCGACTTGCTGCAGCAGCTTTCCCCGCAGTTTGGCGAGCATGTCTTCGGTCATTTTGTCCAGATCGTACTCTGCTTTGAAGCCCCATTCGTTCATGGCGGCGGTCGCGTCGATCGAGTTTGGCCAACTGTCCGCGATCGCCTGGCGCACCGGGTCTACCTCGTAGGAGAGGGTGAACTCCGGAATGTGCTTGCGGATCGCAGCCGCTACATCTTCAGGCTCGATGCTCATTGCCGTTACGTTGAACGCGTTGCGGTGAATCAGCTTGGAGGCGTCGGCTTCCATCAAGGTGATGATCGCGTTCAAGGCGTCTGGCATGTACATCATGTCCATGTACGTGCCTTTGGCGATGTAGGACGTGTACGCGCCTTCCTGAATCGCCTTGTAGTAGATGTCAACCGCATAGTCGGTCGTGCCTCCGCCTGGAGGAGCCACGTACGAGATCAGGCCAGGAAAACGAACGCCACGGGTGTCTACGCCGAATTTTTGATAGTAGTAATCGCACAGCAGCTCGCCGGACACTTTGTTCACCCCGTACATCGTCGTCGGGCGTTGAATCGTGTCTTGCGGCGTGTTGTCTTTCGGCGTGGAAGGCCCGAAAGCGCCGATGGAGCTTGGGGTGAAAAACTGGCAGTTCAGCTCGCGCGCAGCCTCCAGCGCATTGACCAGCCCGCCCATGTTCAGGTTCCAGGCGAGCAGCGGCTTCGCTTCGGCTGTAGCCGACAGCAGCGCAGCAAGATGCATGATCGTATCTACCTTGTGTGCTTTTGCCAGCTCGAACATGCGGTTTCCGTCTGTGACATCCAAAATCTCAAATGGCCCGGACTGTACCACAGGATCGTCTTCTTTTTTGCGGATGTCGGTCGCGACAACCTGATCGGCTCCGTACACTTCGCGCAGCTTCATGATGAGCTCCGAGCCGATTTGTCCCAATGCTCCCGTTACTAAAATCTTTTTCATGACAGGATCCCCATTTCTTTCCCAACTTTTTCATAGATGCCAAGGGCGCGATCCAGCATTTCCTTGGTGTGGGCAGCCGTCGGCATGTTGCGCACGCGACCTGTTCCTTTTGGCACGGTCGGGAAGACGATTGCCTTGGCGTACACACCTTCTTCGTACAGGCGTTTGCTGAATTCCTGCGTCTTTTGTTCGTCGCCGATGATGCAAGGCGTGATCGGTGTTTCGCTGTCCCCGATGTTGAAGCCAAGCTCCTTCAAGCCTTTTTTCAGGTAGTGGCCGTTATCCCACAGTTTGTCGTGCAGTTCGGTGCTGCTTGTCAAAATGTCAATAGCGGTAATGCAAGCCGCCACATCTGCTGGCGTCAGCGCCGTCGAGAACAGGAACGGTCTGCTGCGCACTTTGAGCCAGTCGATCAGCTCCTGGCGTCCTGCCACGTAGCCGCCGACTACCCCGATCGCTTTGGAGAGCGTACCGATCTGGAAGTCGATTTTGTCAGACAAGCCAAAGTGTTTGACGGTTCCAGCGCCTTTGCCAAGCACACCCGAGCCGTGGGCATCGTCTACATAGGTGATGAGGTCAAATTCTTCGGCAACCTCCACGATTTCCGGCAGTTTGGCGATATCGCCGTCCATCGAGAATACGCCGTCCGTAATGACCATCAGTTTTTTATATTTGCCGGACTCTTTTGCTTCCTTCGCTTTGGCGCGCAGGTCGTCGATGTCCGAGTGGTTGAAGCGAATAATTTGCGCACGCGAGAGACGGCAGCCGTCGATAATCGAAGCGTGGTTCAGCTCGTCGGACAAAATCGCATCGTCCTTGTCCATGACGGCAGAGATGGCTGCCATGTTGCAGTTAAAGCCGGACTGATAAGCGATAGCTGCTTCTGTATGTTTGAAGGCAGCGAGTTTTTCTTCCAGCTTCACGTGCAGATCGAGCGTACCATTGATGGTGCGCACCGCTCCTGCCCCGACTCCGTATTTTTGCGCAGCGGCAATCGCGGCATCTACCAGGCGCTGGTCTGTCGCCAGTCCCAGGTAGTTGTTCGAGGACAGGTTAATCAGTTCTTTTCCCGCAATGGTGATGACAGGGCCGTTTGCGCTTTGCAAAGGATCGATGACGTTGTACAGACCTTTGCTTTTCAAATCAGCCAGATTTTCATGTAAAAAGTGCTCCAATGTTTTGCTCGCCAACGAGAATCCCTCCAGCATCCAGCCATCGGGCTTTACACCTGTCCGATCGGGGAAGTAATTTCCACGAAAACAAATGTACACCCTATGCGGACATATTTTTCTTGTATAAATCGCATGAAATCAACCTTATTTACTGATAGGTTACCACCATTTACTCGAAATGTCCATATGACAAAGACATAAATGGTGGCGCTTTCACCAAAAATGCCTAATGCGCTCTTTCATAAGTTCTCCTTTTGCTGCGATCTTAGACAAAACAGCGGCGATGATCCCGGCGGCTTAGAAAATTTGGCTGTGTAGTGTCGTGGCATGATGATTCGAAAATGACGTTGTGGGGCCTTTGGCTTTTAAAAGCCTCCTTCATCGGGGCTTTGGTGTGGCGAGGAAAGAGACGAAATCGCTGTAGCTTCTTGGGCTCCCTGCTGGGGGTATCACTGCCCGGCTCCGGGGGAAAAAGCGAAACCGCGTCCAAAAGTGGTTGATTCAGGTAGCCTCTCAGAGTTGGACGCTAAAAGCGTGTTTCGCTTTTTTCCCGGAGCCTCGGTTGGGAGCCCAAAGAGCTTTCGCGGATTTCGTCTCTTTCCTCGTCAGGGGCTAAGGGGAATAGGCCCTTTTGCGAACCTTTTTGAGAGCTATGAATGTACCTGCTCTCAACCGTACAAAAATGATTTCGAGACGCGTTTTGTCTTGGACATCTTGCTTCTTGAACTCCGCACAAAAATCACCCCCGAACGACAGAAACAGGAAACAGGAGAAAGCAAGCGAAGGTCTTTGGGACTCCTACCGAGCAGGAGGGGAAAAAGGAAAACACGCTTTTAAGCGTCAACGTGAACCTACTTCTTTTGAATCCTCTACTTTTGACGCGGTTTTCCTTTTTCACCGGAGGCGGACAGTTCCCGCTCCCCCGCTAGAGGCCCAAGTACCTGTAGCGCTTTCTCCTGTTTCCTCCCACCACTATCGCGACGATCAACCGTATTCCAAGCTGCCAGTCCGCCTTGATCCCCGCAGCCCGTAACAAAAACCTCATTCTCGCCTAAATATAAACCACCTTAGCTGCACCAAATCGCCAAGCAATCGCTAAAAACCTCTGTCCCCAAAGGCCCAACGCTTGCTTTCCCCCTACACTCGAAGTCCCGCTATGTTGCACGACTACTGGATAAGAACAAAAAAACCACGCCCCCTTTATCAGACGGAGCGCGGCCCTGGACTACTTTTTGACTTTTTCCGATTTGAGAATGCCTGGCTTGCAGTCCGACGTGCGGACAAAGCCGTCGCCTTGAAACCGATGGGTCATCAGCGACTCGACCGGCTGCCCCAGGCGAAAATGCTGATCGACCAACAGCCCCGCATCTTCTGGCGTCACGTTCTGGTACCAGATGCCTTCCGGATAGACGATCACGACACAGGCATCCTCACATCGTCCGTTGCAGCGCGTCCGGCTTGTATGTACGTAATCATCCAGGCCCGCCTCCGCAATCGCTTCCCGAATCGCAACGGTGACCTCTTCTCCCCCGCTGCGCATACAGCTTCCGCCATTGCAGAGCAAAATATGGTGGCGCGTCCGCGACAAATCCCATGTAGCCACTCTACATCCCTCCCAGCCAAAAAATCGTAATCATTACGTTTTAAACACCTTCCTACTATACCTGCTTCCCATCATGACTGTAAATAGCGCAATTTGCAATTCCCAGAACGTTGCCTTTTTGCTAGAATATATGTTCGTACACAACGATTACAAAAATGACGGGTGGTGGATCACATGTCCGTAACCAAACAGCGGGATGCCTTGCAGTTGCTCCAGACAGTCGGATCGTTTCCCTGGTATGTAGAAAAATTTATCGACCACAAAAAAACGAAAAAAAGCTCGCCTTCCACCTTGCTTGGCTATTTGCGCGACATCGCCTTTTTCTTTCGCTGGATGATGACCGAAGGCTTGACCACGGCAACAGACATCAAGGACGTGTCCCTCTCCGACTTGAACGAGCTGAAAAAGGAGACGGTGGAAAGCTACATCTTATATTTGCAGGAGTCGCACTTGTACGAGCGCTCCGCCCTGCTCACCAACCCGACGCGCAGCGCGAAAAAAGAGTACAGCGACCGGACGATCAGCCGAAAAATTTCCAGCTTGAAGTCGTTGTTTCATTATTTGGCTGCGCTGGCCGAAGATGAAAACGGCGACGCGTATTTGAAGCGCAATGTGCTGGCAAAAATCGAGCTGGATGCGACTGAGCTGACGCCGCTGGCCCGCGCTCACGCCATCCGCGCAAAAATTTTGATCGACGAGGAAATTTACCAGTTTGTCGACTTCGTTTACAACGGCTATTTGGCCCACTGCAACACCGAAAAGAAGCGGCAGTACCACCTGCAAAACCGCGACCGCGATACCGCCATGATCGCGCTGATCCTCTCCGGCGGCTTTCGCGTCTCCGAGATCGTCAGTCTGGACTTGTCCGACATCGTGATGGAAAAAAACCAACTGAAAATGGTGCGCAAAGGAAAAAAAGAGGACGCTCCCTTTTTCAGCGACTGGGGCAAGGAGCATTTGGCCCGTTACCTTGCCTTGCGCGACAAATACCATCCTGCCCCGCAAGAAACGGCCGTTTTCCTCGCCGTATCGCCAACGAAGCCACACGGCCACCGCATCGAAATCCGCTCCGTGCAAAAGCTGGTCAAAAAATATGCGAAAGCGTTCGGGATTCCCGATTTGTCCGTACATAAGCTGCGCCACAGCTTCGCCACGCAGTTTTTGCGGCTGAACCCGGACCCGCATCAGTTGCAAGCCCAGCTTGGGCACTCGAAAATCGAAACGACGATGCAGTACGCCCACGTCCTGGAAGACGCGCTGGAAAAAGCGGTCAACCGCACGACCTGACAATGCGAACAAACAAACATGACCAATCAGCTTTCGCCCCTGCGCCATAGCTGATTGGTCGTTTTGCTTTCTGTGCCGTTCATGCTCCTGTGCTCCTACAACCCGGCTGATCGTTGCAGACGTTTGGCAATCTCGATAAAATCTTCGCGCGACACGCCCGGCGCAAACTCCTCCGGCAACTCATCGAGGTCTGGAACCGGGCCGCCATCGGGAACGCCCTGAATGACCTCGGCTGTGCCGCCGTCCGGCAATGGACCGCGCCAGATCAAGGCGATATCCTGGTAATCCTGATAGCTGAACGTAAACAGCTTGCGGTTCAGCCCCATGGCAATGTACGGATGGGTGGCGTCAAACTGGTCATTGTCGAGATCGGGGATGGGGAGCATTTTCGTCAGGTCTACCCCTGTGGCGATTTCCAGCGCTTTGGCGTAGGCGACGATGTGCACGCCGCCTCTGACCAGCAAGTAGCCGATCATGGCTCTCGCCGTCGGGTGATCGGTCATCTGGTACACCCTCATCTTGTGCGTCCGCGCCCCGCATTCGAGGAAAAAGTTGTGCAACAGATCGAGGACGAGGTTGCCGCTGGTGAAAACGTAATCACCCGTCCACGATTTTCCCATGGAATCCCCGGGCAGCGCCGTCTGTGCCGAAGCAATGAAATGATACGTATTGCGTTTGTTCAAGCCGTTGGACAGCGGTGTCGTATCCGGATCACCTGGCCGGGTAATGCCTTTCATGCACAAATTGATCGCATTGGACACCAGTTCGACGTGTCCTACCTCTTCCGCCGTAATGCTTGCGACGAGGTCGTAAAACGGCTTCAGCTTGCGCTTGCCGCGAAAATTGAACGATTGGTACAAGTAGTTGTTCAATGTCGACATCTCGCCAAAACGACCGCCCAATAGCTCCTGGACGGCCGCAGCGGCGTTGGCGTCTCCGTATTCCGGCTCAGGAAGCTCGATAGCCAATCTATTGATCCG
It includes:
- a CDS encoding S-layer homology domain-containing protein, which produces MKKQNIHIWLVSLAFLTYCLTLAVGVPASTASTNSLKDIANSYAKEQIRSLQKAGVIAGDENGYFHPTRPVTRAEFVAMLTRTLGIQPVAGNIAAYADVPKNSWAYGSVQAAAALGIANGISPTAFGPKRTISREEAAAFLVRALEQNVSAQATPAVQDAASVSGWAKASVAKAIQKKWLVGYQGSFRPQKALSREETAVILQRISDELKTQSAAAKPLISLGWQYQSTTDEFIAQVKKSGVNTLSPRWYFLQKDGTVSDLSDTALIHWAHANGKQVWPLFGNRFDSAATHAALADAAKRKAIVQKLSAYVDKYQLDGINVDFEGFSPADRNNFTLFIQELSAALHAKGAVVSVDIPPDTKTDWSEPYDFAKLAKSADYLVVMAYEEHWVGGPKAGSVASLPWLKKVIVDLLDKVPAQKLIVGLPLYTRDWYQAKGSLQSTDLTIPASYQLLSQYRASTVWDASIGQYRSTYQKQGVTHTIWLEESRSMGLKVQASLEWQIPGLAYWYVGSESTDMWTAIANAIKLKQVRAKLS
- a CDS encoding GNAT family N-acetyltransferase, with translation MVEYRFLTEANKEELEAVKQLFREYTESLGLDLGFQDFEAECKALPGKYAAPDGALLLALVDGEAAGCIAVRKSDERICEMKRLYVRDRYRGLKIGKTLIQMIIEKAEQLSYDYMRLDTLARMTSAQALYRAFGFYEIEPYIFNPLDGAIFMERKLR
- a CDS encoding TrmB family transcriptional regulator is translated as MEPLLDKFEEIGFSKNEAKVYMTLLKEPLLNGYEISKKSAVPRSMVYAVIAKLVSKQAIVELRTEPPTYRPVPIKELMTNLKKQHEQTIDYLEQELQVIEKPVEVHVIQHMEERANILAAMQSLLRSAKEEVWLSAWEEELDELREASEEAAAQGVRMFSLLFADQETPSFGHAFYHRQDSSSIERQRMGQRLTIVIQDDKEVLIGSFLDGRVPQAIQTTDPMLILLAKEYIRHDMVLKVVSAKLGNESLDSLWQGDDLLTYIVHNIKK
- a CDS encoding L-threonine 3-dehydrogenase, translating into MKKILVTGALGQIGSELIMKLREVYGADQVVATDIRKKEDDPVVQSGPFEILDVTDGNRMFELAKAHKVDTIMHLAALLSATAEAKPLLAWNLNMGGLVNALEAARELNCQFFTPSSIGAFGPSTPKDNTPQDTIQRPTTMYGVNKVSGELLCDYYYQKFGVDTRGVRFPGLISYVAPPGGGTTDYAVDIYYKAIQEGAYTSYIAKGTYMDMMYMPDALNAIITLMEADASKLIHRNAFNVTAMSIEPEDVAAAIRKHIPEFTLSYEVDPVRQAIADSWPNSIDATAAMNEWGFKAEYDLDKMTEDMLAKLRGKLLQQVG
- a CDS encoding glycine C-acetyltransferase, yielding MLEGFSLASKTLEHFLHENLADLKSKGLYNVIDPLQSANGPVITIAGKELINLSSNNYLGLATDQRLVDAAIAAAQKYGVGAGAVRTINGTLDLHVKLEEKLAAFKHTEAAIAYQSGFNCNMAAISAVMDKDDAILSDELNHASIIDGCRLSRAQIIRFNHSDIDDLRAKAKEAKESGKYKKLMVITDGVFSMDGDIAKLPEIVEVAEEFDLITYVDDAHGSGVLGKGAGTVKHFGLSDKIDFQIGTLSKAIGVVGGYVAGRQELIDWLKVRSRPFLFSTALTPADVAACITAIDILTSSTELHDKLWDNGHYLKKGLKELGFNIGDSETPITPCIIGDEQKTQEFSKRLYEEGVYAKAIVFPTVPKGTGRVRNMPTAAHTKEMLDRALGIYEKVGKEMGILS
- a CDS encoding (2Fe-2S) ferredoxin domain-containing protein is translated as MATWDLSRTRHHILLCNGGSCMRSGGEEVTVAIREAIAEAGLDDYVHTSRTRCNGRCEDACVVIVYPEGIWYQNVTPEDAGLLVDQHFRLGQPVESLMTHRFQGDGFVRTSDCKPGILKSEKVKK
- the xerS gene encoding tyrosine recombinase XerS gives rise to the protein MSVTKQRDALQLLQTVGSFPWYVEKFIDHKKTKKSSPSTLLGYLRDIAFFFRWMMTEGLTTATDIKDVSLSDLNELKKETVESYILYLQESHLYERSALLTNPTRSAKKEYSDRTISRKISSLKSLFHYLAALAEDENGDAYLKRNVLAKIELDATELTPLARAHAIRAKILIDEEIYQFVDFVYNGYLAHCNTEKKRQYHLQNRDRDTAMIALILSGGFRVSEIVSLDLSDIVMEKNQLKMVRKGKKEDAPFFSDWGKEHLARYLALRDKYHPAPQETAVFLAVSPTKPHGHRIEIRSVQKLVKKYAKAFGIPDLSVHKLRHSFATQFLRLNPDPHQLQAQLGHSKIETTMQYAHVLEDALEKAVNRTT
- a CDS encoding manganese catalase family protein translates to MFTRINRLAIELPEPEYGDANAAAAVQELLGGRFGEMSTLNNYLYQSFNFRGKRKLKPFYDLVASITAEEVGHVELVSNAINLCMKGITRPGDPDTTPLSNGLNKRNTYHFIASAQTALPGDSMGKSWTGDYVFTSGNLVLDLLHNFFLECGARTHKMRVYQMTDHPTARAMIGYLLVRGGVHIVAYAKALEIATGVDLTKMLPIPDLDNDQFDATHPYIAMGLNRKLFTFSYQDYQDIALIWRGPLPDGGTAEVIQGVPDGGPVPDLDELPEEFAPGVSREDFIEIAKRLQRSAGL